The following proteins are encoded in a genomic region of Arachis stenosperma cultivar V10309 chromosome 4, arast.V10309.gnm1.PFL2, whole genome shotgun sequence:
- the LOC130974363 gene encoding vacuolar protein sorting-associated protein 53 A encodes MDKSSALEYINQMFPNEASLSGVEPLMQKIQSEIRTVDAGILAAVRQQSNSGTKAKEDLAAATRAVEELMYKIREIKTKAVQSETMVQEICRDIKKLDFAKKHITTTITALHRLTMLVSAVEQLQVMASKRQYKEAAAQLEAVNQLCSHFEAYRDIPKIIELREKFKNIKQILKSHVFSDFSSLGTGKETEETNLLQQLSDACLVVDALEPSVREELVNNFCNRELTSYEQIFEGAELAKLDKTERRYAWIKRRMRSNEEIWKIFPSSWHVLYRLCILFCKKTRKQLEDILSNLKEKPDVGTLLLALQRTLEFEDELAEKFGGGTQNREVGNEIEEIGRGANSGSNASDIRRKYEKKLAAHQGSNNGENNGSKDLAVPGAGFNFRGIISSCFEPHLRVYVELEEKTLMENLEKLVQEETWDIEEGGQNSVLSSSMQLFLIIKRSLKRCSALTKNQTLFNLFKVFQRILKAYATKLFVRLPKGGTGIVAAATGMDGQIKTSDRDERVICYIVNSAEYCHKTAGELAESVSKIIDHQYADGVDMSEVQDDFSAVITKSLVTLVHGLETKFDIEMAAMTRVPWGTLESVGDQSEYVNAINLILTTSIPTLGSLLSPVYFQFFLDKLASSLGPRFYSNIFKCKQISETGAQQMLLDTQAVKTILLEIPSLGRQTSGAAGYSKFVSREMSKAEALLKVILSPVDSVADTYRALLPEGTPMEFQRILDLKGLKKADQQSILDDFNKHGPGIKQTQITPTVVPASPVAPVVPNPSAAGLMASREDVLTRAAALGRGAATTGFKRFLALTEAAKDRKDGPFRKLFNP; translated from the exons CTGATGCAGAAGATTCAGAGCGAGATTCGCACTGTTGATGCCGGAATTCTAGCTGCTGTTCGCCAACAG AGTAATTCAGGAACTAAGGCAAAAGAAGATCTTGCTGCTGCTACACGTGCTGTGGAG GAACTTATGTATAAGATCcgagaaataaaaacaaaagctgTACAGAGTGAAACGATGGTTCAAGAAATATGTCGTGACATTAAGAAATTAGATTTTGCAAAGAAGCATATAACTACAACAATTACTGCACTTCATCGTCTTACAATGCTTG TCTCTGCTGTTGAACAGCTTCAAGTCATGGCTTCAAAACGTCAATATAAGGAAGCTGCTGCGCAGCTGGAG GCAGTGAACCAGTTATGCAGTCACTTTGAGGCTTATAGGGATATTCCAAAGATCATAGAACTAAGGGAGAAGTTTAAGAATATCAAGCAAATACTCAAGTCACATGTGTTTTCTGATTTTTCTAG CTTAGGTACTGGAAAGGAGACAGAAGAAACTAATTTGCTCCAGCAGTTGTCTGATGCTTGCTTGGTTGTTGATGCATTAGAACCTTCTGTTAGGGAAGAGTTGGTAAATAATTTCTGCAATAGGGAGCTTACTTCATATGAACAAATTTTTGAAGGAGCTG AGCTCGCAAAATTGGATAAAACTGAACGAAGATATGCTTGGATTAAGCGCCGAATGAGGTCAAATGAAGAGATTTGGAAAATTTTTCCATCTTCATGGCATGTTTTATATCGTCTATGTATCCTATTTTGTAAGAAGACAAG GAAACAACTTGAGGATATTCTTTCTAATCTAAAGGAAAAGCCAGATGTGGGGACCCTGTTGTTG GCTTTACAGCGAACTTTAGAGTTTGAAGATGAATTGGCTGAGAAATTTGGAGGAGGCACTCAAAACAGGGAGGTTGGGAATGAGATTGAGGAAATAGGTAGGGGAGCAAATTCTGGAAGTAATGCTTCAGATATCCGGAGGAAATATGAGAAAAAGCTTGCTGCTCATCAAGGAAGTAACAATGGG GAAAACAATGGAAGTAAAGATTTGGCAGTACCTGGAGCTGGG TTCAATTTTCGTGGAATTATTTCATCTTGCTTTGAACCTCACTTAAGAGTATATGTAGAATTGGAAGAGAAAACACTAATGGAAAATTTAGAGAAACTCGTTCAG GAGGAGACATGGGATATTGAGGAGGGAGGTCAGAATAGCGTTTTATCCAGCAGCATGCAG TTGTTTCTCATAATCAAGAGGAGTTTGAAGAGATGCAGTGCTTTAACAAAGAACCAGACACTATTTAATTTGTTCAAG GTTTTCCAAAGAATTCTTAAAGCATATGCTACAAAGCTCTTTGTAAGACTCCCAAAGGGTGGTACTGGAATTGTTGCTGCTGCCACAGGCATGGATGGACAGATAAAG ACATCTGATAGGGATGAAAGGGTGATTTGTTACATTGTTAATTCAGCCGAATATTGCCATAAAACG GCCGGTGAACTGGCTGAGAGCGTTTCCAAGATAATAGATCATCAGTATGCAGATGGGGTAGATATGTCAGAAGTGCAG GATGATTTTTCAGCTGTTATAACAAAATCATTGGTGACCTTGGTGCATGGCCTGGAAACCAAGTTTGACATTGAAATGGCTGCAATGACACGTGTACCATGGGGTACTCTTGAGAGTGTTGGTGATCAGTCAGA ATATGTTAATGCCATAAATCTGATTCTTACCACTAGCATTCCTACTCTTGGAAGTCTTCTTTCTCCTGTCTACTTTCAGTTCTTTTTGGACAAG CTTGCATCATCTCTTGGTCCGCGCTTCTATTCTAACATTTTCAAATGCAAGCAAATATCAGAAACGGGTGCTCAACAG ATGCTACTGGATACACAAGCTGTTAAGACAATCCTTCTTGAAATTCCTTCCCTTGGTAGACAG ACTTCAGGTGCTGCTGGCTATTCCAAGTTTGTAAGCCGCGAGATGAGCAAAGCTGAGGCACTTTTGAAG GTTATACTGTCTCCAGTTGATTCCGTGGCAGATACATACCGAGCATTACTACCTGAGGGTACACCAATGGAATTTCAGCGAATACTGGACCTTAAG GGTCTTAAAAAAGCGGATCAACAAAGTATTCTTGATGACTTCAATAAACATGGCCCTGGAATTAAGCAAACACAGATTACACCTACAGTTGTCCCAGCTTCCCCAGTGGCTCCGGTGGTGCCTAATCCTTCTGCTGCTGGACTCATGGCATCTCGGGAGGATGTACTAACTAGGGCTGCTGCACTTGGACGAGGAGCAGCCACCACAGGGTTCAAGCGATTCCTGGCTCTAACTGAAGCCGCCAAAGACAGGAAGGATGGGCCTTTCCGGAAGCTTTTTAATCCATAA
- the LOC130974553 gene encoding putative disease resistance RPP13-like protein 1: MAGAIVSQALVSSFIQVVFDNVVSPEFVNFHSGKEASQEANQKREINDPAVKKWLDDLKDAVYDVDDLLDRVSTEAGTAQKEVVTKLEDITERLEYVGKNKDIIGLKENARESLLWRTPSTSLLERSTIYGRDQDKEAIMELLFDDTTDAKISVIPIVGMGGFGKTTLAQLVYNDESLEQIFDLKLWIYVSENFDIQKITKTMIEAVTSSSCDMKDLGFLQLELKEKLIGKKYLVVLDDVWNENYGVWNDFQKPLQHRAKGKLPSSMQNLVNLRHHDIGESSLLELPKGMSKLQNLQHLTDFIVEENMIAELGGLANIHGPFGICKLENVRNSSEPSEHERDIFDKLQPHNEVKELLIYSYRGTTFPNWLGHSSYHNMSSIVLDSRRNCCILPSLGQLPNLKSLIIVNFDSPRTIGAEFYRNDSFFRTAPPFPSLEHLEFCYMPCWEEWDSFEPSAFPQLKHLALPYCPILSKRLPDHLPVLETLSIIGCQKLVSSFPRAPAIHIAARFLSISGCWSAVSFPGDYLPASLKALYIKDLSHDAALQNLKSLTIDDCCSFVFFAREGIVVAGMNCSLPKLQNLTIKHCPKLDLFPIRDLLPNLRSLNITNCVKLLSLVTSKELHPQGLTHLIIGGACDRVKSFPMEGSSLPASLMNLELNGLLSLETLDCKGLATLTSLQQLTIADCPKLENLHGEKATCMLITTLIYYSSSMEKLYRKKDPIILG, from the exons ATGGCAGGTGCAATTGTAAGTCAAGCTTTAGTGTCTAGTTTTATTCAAGTTGTTTTTGACAACGTTGTTTCACCTGAGTTTGTGAATTTTCATTCGGGGAAAGAAGCTTCACAAGAAGCTAATCAAAAG CGAGAAATCAATGATCCTGCTGTGAAGAAGTGGCTCGATGATCTCAAAGATGCTGTCTATGATGTTGATGACTTGTTAGATCGTGTTTCAACCGAAGCAGGAACGGCTCAAAAGGAG GTTGTTACAAAACTGGAAGACATAACTGAGAGACTAGAATATGTTGGAAAAAACAAAGACATTATTGGTCTAAAAGAGAATGCTAGGGAGAGCTTGTTGTGGAGAACACCATCAACATCCCTGTTAGAAAGATCCACTATATATGGTAGAGATCAAGACAAAGAAGCCATAATGGAATTGTTATTTGATGATACAACAGATGCTAAAATATCTGTGATTCCAATTGTTGGCATGGGTGGGTTTGGAAAAACCACTTTAGCTCAATTGGTGTATAATGATGAGTCTTTGGAGCAAATATTTGATCTTAAGTTGTGGATTTATGTTTCTGAAAATTTTGATATTCAGAAGATCACCAAGACTATGATAGAGGCAGTTACTTCAAGTAGCTGTGATATGAAGGATttgggttttcttcaactcgaATTGAAGGAAAAGCTGATAGGGAAGAAGTACTTAGTTGTTTTGGACGATGTTTGGAATGAGAACTATGGTGTTTGGAATGATTTTCAGAAGCCTCTTCAACACAGGGCCAAAGGGAA GCTTCCAAGCAGCATGCAAAATCTTGTGAATTTGCGCCATCATGACATTGGGGAAAGTTCTTTGCTGGAGTTGCCAAAGGGAATGAGCAAACTACAAAATCTGCAACACTTGACTGACTTCATTGTTGAAGAGAACATGATTGCAGAACTTGGAGGACTTGCAAATATCCATGGCCCCTTTGGGATTTGCAAATTAGAGAATGTCCGGAATAGCAGCGAGCCATCAGAG CATGAAAGAGACATATTTGACAAGTTACAACCTCACAATGAGGTGAAAGAGCTATTGATATATAGCTACAGAGGTACAACATTTCCAAATTGGCTAGGCCACTCTTCCTACCACAATATGAGTAGCATTGTTCTTGACTCCCGCAGAAACTGCTGCATACTTCCTTCACTTGGACAACTTCCTAATCTCAAGTCCTTGATCATTGTGAATTTCGATTCTCCGCGGACCATTGGTGCTGAGTTCTACAGGAATGATAGTTTTTTCAGGACAGCACCACCTTTTCCATCCTTGGAACATCTTGAATTCTGTTACATGCCTTGCTGGGAGGAGTGGGATTCATTTGAGCCTAGTGCTTTTCCTCAACTTAAACATCTTGCACTGCCTTATTGTCCAATATTATCAAAACGGTTGCCTGATCACCTTCCTGTGTTGGAAACACTAAGCATTATAGGATGCCAGAAGCTTGTTTCTTCTTTCCCAAGGGCTCCTGCTATTCACATA GCAGCCAGGTTCTTGAGCATCTCAGGTTGTTGGTCTGCTGTATCATTTCCGGGAGACTATTTACCAGCATCTCTAAAAGCCTTGTATATCAAGGATT TGTCACATGATGCTGCTCTTCAAAATCTCAAAAGCCTTACCATTGATGACTGCTGCAGTTTTGTATTCTTTGCCAGAGAAGGAATTGTTGTGGCTGGCATGAATTGTTCTCTCCCAAAACTACAGAATCTCACCATAAAGCACTGTCCGAAACTTGATTTGTTTCCTATAAGGGATCTGCTACCGAACCTGAGATCACTCAATATCACAAATTGTGTGAAACTATTAAGCTTGGTAACATCAAAGGAGTTGCATCCACAGGGCCTTACACATCTCATCATTGGTGGTGCATGTGATAGAGTCAAGTCCTTCCCAATGGAGGGCTCCTCGCTTCCGGCCTCCCTTATGAACCTCGAACTCAACGGATTGTTGAGTCTAGAGACATTGGATTGTAAAGGGCTTGCCACCCTCACTTCCCTCCAACAATTAACTATTGCAGATTGTCCCAAGCTGGAGAATCTGCATGGAGAAAAGGCTACCTGCATGCTTATCACAACTCTAATCTACTATTCCTCTTCCATGGAAAAACTGTACCGGAAGAAGGACCCAATCATTTTGGGCTGA